The Nicotiana tabacum cultivar K326 unplaced genomic scaffold, ASM71507v2 Un00289, whole genome shotgun sequence genome includes the window GAGTTGGACAGGAGACGTGTATCCTTGTTCCAAACCATCTAATGCCAAGTACCAATGTCTTTAAATTCGAATTGAGCAGAACCAGTCTTCTATGGCCGTAGCAAAACCACAGAGTCAATTCCTCAAGCACCGGGCAACCAGATAGAATATAATCCATCGATTGATCCATTAGCATAACATTATCAAGATAAAATGTTGTTAGAGCCTTCAGCTCGCTCTTCTTTTTCGCATTTATCTTACAGTATGCCAATCGGAGTTCAACCAAATGAGGACTGCTTAGAACAAAATTAGGCAGATCATAATAAGCCTGGGGCTCAAATGTACCATGTGCAGAGAAAGACAAGTCAAGGACCTTCAAATTCTTATTTAATGCGAACTGGATCCAGGTACCAATTTCATTAGCCATTCTTTTCTCACTCCTCAAACAGTCATACTGCCATCTGTCTGTTCTACTGGATACTCTCTGTCGAACTGAATGAgataagctaaaatgaaaatcaAGGCATAACTTATAAAGAGTTGGGCTCTTATTAAGAAGAAGCACATGACGAACAAAGTTCAAGAACCTTTCGTCATAGTCAGGACGATTAGCTTGACTATAATAGACGCAGTTGTGCCCCGGAAACATGCATTGATCAAAAGTGAGTGTGTGGATGAATGGCCAGAGGTGATTAAATCGTCGAATCAAGATTGTGTTCAGAGAATCGATTGTTGGCAATAAGGAGAGAATATGGATGAGGATGGCATCTGGTAATCCACTTATACGGTCTTCGTTAAAGTTACAGCTTCTTTGCCTTGCAGACATATTCCTTCTGTAAAATAACATAGCACATTTTTAGGTGCGATAAATTGCAAGCTATGAAATGACTGAGCATATGTTATTCCTAGAAACCAAGAGGCACAGAACAAGAACTTTCCTCCCTCTAGTTAATCAGGCTGAGAAATCCTCGAGCGATAATCTCAGCATATTAAATTTCCATTTAGAGATAACAATTCATGATGATAAAACATGGGATCAAAGAGATTGGGAAACTTTTTAAGTAATTACCATTCATAGTTTGGATTAAAAAGTTTCTAAGACAAGGCAAATGTATTCTTAGTTTCTATCACTTTCTAAGAGTACCCACTGATATAAAAAAACAAACTTCAAAAGGAATCCACTTAGAAGAGTTTTAAGGGAAAAAGAAATGTATACGCGCACATATCCAAGGCATCCACCTAAAAGATAAACAAACAGAATCATAAACCAAAAGAAAAGCTTAACAAGTTTCTAGTATCTAAACCTAAAAAATATCAACAGAAACGCATGGACCAATAAGTAGCAATGCAGCTCAGGTTACAATATCACATAACTACATTTTTATTCGGAGATCCAAAAATTTGTAAACAATGCAGCAACCCGGATTTGCCTAAACGCCCCCTACCAAAAATGAACCTGTATAAACATATGAGCGATTCCAGCCATAAAGTTAACAATTATCCAAAAGGAAAGAGAATGAATAGCATAACATTTTTTCATATACCTGTTTCAGGACTGATTTTTCTAGTGTTAGATAAGAAATCAAGCACTCTTTTAGCGCAAGTTACACACTCGCCTATTTAGTACAGAAACGATATGAGTTTTGCTTCTGAAAATTACAGTGTTACACGAAACTTATATAGAGGATATCGggcgttttcggccaaaatatCTTGCCACTAGGCTCACTCCGGTGCATGCTTTGCTGTCAGTAAATTACATGCAACCGTCCGCTTTAAGCAACCCTCGCTTCGCAATAAATAagtcaaaaattatatatatgtcGATAACTTCATATCACAAGGGTTATATGTAACTAATCATAAAAGCAGTATAACGTCACAAAAATACAACACAACAATAACAGAAAACCTAAAACTACTCCTATAtattaaattcctaaattatTCACGCGACCTTGATCCTACCATATAGAGCTATCGAGGGAAACAAAAATCAAATTGAGAAATTcttaaaggaaaaagaaataatcAAGGTATTTACCTCAAGTATTCAAAAATCACGTCGTTCTTTTATCTGAATTTGCATGATTGCCACTGCGTTGAGCTTGATTCCAGCAACCACAAGCGTCTAAGATGACTCCATCGTCAATAAAAGACTGTATTTTCGCCTTAAAGCGGAAATATAACTCCGGTTCCATTGCCAACAATCGATTCTCTCAACACAAACTAAATCCGAATTTCCTTGACCCCAAATACTTTTGTAGATCAACTTTTCTTCCCTTTTGGAATTCCAAATAAATTGCAAGCATACTTCCTAACCGCACTCTCTGTCATCGATTTCTTCCCAAAAGTAAAAGATAAAAACATACTTGGTTCAATTCGATCAAACAATAACATAGTCCAAGAGTCTGCTAGAGCTaccaataaatttatttattgTAACAACTAAATAACAATCATATAATCGGATTTCTCAAAGAAAATGTGCAGCTCTCATGCTCACAAAGCACAATATTAGGTCAGAATTATCAACACACTTCATATCAATTTCAAATTCTTGAGCTTAATCTTAGGATTAAAACCATAGCCCCATAATTGTTTTACACAAATAAACATGGAATTCAAATCAAAAGAGCTTAATACCACGTGTGTGGATTCATATTTCATAGTTCACATACTCATACATGAATTTCCCCTACTACTGTGATTTGAAAAAATTATACAGAATTGTAAATAACCACTGTGAAAGAGCAGCAACAAGCCATCAATAATAGTATTATTTGGTTTAATTTTAACAAAACATTTCTTCCCTGTGTGATAAACACCATTACAGCAGCAAAACACTGTTTAAGCAAATATTCAGAAATTGATTAAAAGGGAAAACCCTCAACTGAACCAAGATCGGTGTTACTCTTAACAgcttcaatttcgaattttacGGTCTCCAATATTGACCTTATTGGTATATATTCCAATTTAATTAAAGTTTTCTATATGCATTTTCCAGCTATTCAAACTCATTCATTTGTTAATTTCACATATGGTCCACAAACTTTAGCCACTATACAATTGAAGTCACGAAACTATTTTTTGTTACGTTTAAGTAATCAAGTTATATGTATATTGCTTTAAAATACACATGACTTAAAGGTCAAATTTGCAACTTCAGTCATTTGTCATGCATCGTGTCAAAGCTATGTTTTGTCGCTATAATATTTACAtcgcaaaataataataaattaaattcacagtaaaaatatataatttaaataaacaaaaaagtaaaaaataatgacattaaaaaaaataattgattaaaagattatGATGTACTTTTACAGTAATATCTTTGTAACTTATGATTTTGTTATCACGATTTGATTTTGTTGGAGAAATATACTTTCTTGAGCATTAAATTTACTTGCTTAAGAAGTTAAAATAGAAAGTGattaaaaaagtgaaaaaagtaATAAGATATAAATAAAGTGATAGGTTTTGAATTCAATATCTATCAAATCTAAAATGTTAGTACTAAGTTGCATACGAATGTTAATTTTAGTATTTAAATTGGCACATGTAAAAAATATTACTCCATTAATTTgctaaaaaaaatttaacttctcttattctttttaCTTAATAAAACTTCTTGAGCTGCGAAAGAAATATAGCATTTCTTAAACTTAATAAATAAGTAGTTAGAgttaataagtgattttttggggAGAAGGgggtgttttgttgttgtttgggtTGGGCATAAATATGGGGTTGATGTTTGGTGTTAAAGCACCGAACTCTCTTCTTAGTCGGTAGAACTTGTACTGACATTTAAGTTAATTATCCTGTTTTGGAGAGTGGCAAATTGACAAAATCTGGTACTAACTTTTATACTAACTTCAGTTCATATTTATCCTCATAAAACACATAAATATAATCTAGAATTGAAGTTTGGCCATATCCATTTGCATTCAGTTATAAACTTGCCTAGGTAATATAGCAAATGTATTCCATGCACCGGTGgtgtttattttaaaacaaattctaaatattaaaaCGACTAATATTTGAAATCGGAGGACGTCGTGGTAAATGCTACTAACTTCTTGTCCGGTACTGATTTTATCTTATGACAGAACACTAATTTTAGTCTTTTACCTGTAAACAATTGACTTGGGAGCACAAGGACAAAAGAAATTTTGTAGCATCTATAACTGACTTCAAATTTGTACTAATCaggaaaataataataactctaATCTTATCTCCAGTTATCCTCATAAACCACTAGATAATGTAGCATTGAAGTCTATTCACATCTCTTAGTTTTCAGTTACAAACTTGGGTTTGTATTTGACCTTTGACTTATCGAACTTTGTTTGTATCTGCATGGCTCGCACAAATAGACAATTTATAACAGCTAATATCGGCATCATTTGTACTAATGTGAAAATTAATGCCAACTCCATATCTACTTATCCTTAGAAATCACaagataatttaaaattaaaatctaaCCACATCAATCTGTGTTAAGTCAAGATCTTATTTGCATAGCTCATGCTTTGATCAGAAACTCGTCAGTACTTTCAAAAAAATATTGAGTCGCAAAAGAAAAAGATAGTAGATTGAGGCTTTAGGTAAAATAAAATTGATCAACCCTTTACATATTCAAGAACTACATAAAGAACAATATAATCGCAACATTTTATTGTTAAAAATGTTAAAAGATGTTTGAAATTCATGGTCgaaaaaaaaaggtgaaaatcATTTACATCCCCCAAGTTTACTCTAAAAATCAAACTCATTCCTCCAATTTTGAACAATTGTCATTTTTATCCTTTCGTCCTACACAATATCTTTTTTACCCTTGACATTTTCAACTCTCCATATATATAATAcctttttatattatttagatattttttaaTGCAAGTATTTATTCATAAGTTAAAAATACTATAtcttatttatataatttaatctaagTTCACTAACATTATAAATAaaatagttatattatgaatttattaCAAAATGTATTGctagtttattattattatttaatattatgtATATTAAAATGCATATAATATATGTTGGTGTGTGCGTGTGATTTTAAGTTCCACTATTTATTATTATCTATGTTGtatataaatttttgagttttgattattattactaaattttttttaaattataattaaaGCTCATATAAAGTTTAAATAGATAATTTTTGCAAAACACTGTTTAAGCAAATATTCAGAAATTGATTAAAAGGGGAAACCCTCAACTGGACCAAGATCGGTGTTACTCTTAACAgcttcaatttcgaattttacGGTCTCCAATATTTATCTTAATCAACTGCACTCACAATTTCAAATTAATTAAAGTCCTATTTCCTATATGTATTTCCGGCTATTCAAACTCATTCATATGTTAATTTCACATATGGTCCATAAACTTTAGCCACTATATAATTCAAGTCATGAAACTATTTTATTTTACGCTAAAGTATTCGAATTATATGTTAATTGCTCAAAAAATACACATGACTTCAGGTTGTGACAATGTGATTCTTCATGCATCCAAGCTATGTTTTGTCACTCTATAACTTTTAAGTcacaaaattataataaaattaaactcattataaaatatatttaaataaataaataaaaattatattatagaaaaataattcataaaaaagaTTACTATGTACTTTAAAGTAATATCTTTGTAACTTATGGTCTTGTTATTGTGACTTGATTTTGTTGGAGAAATATACTTTCTTGAACATTATACTTACTTAAGAAGTTTAAATAGAAAGTGATTAAGAAAGCGAAAAATGTAATaagatttaaataaaataataagttttgaatttaatatctattaAATCTAAAATGTTAGTACTAAGTTGCATAATAATGTTAATTTTAGTATTTCAAATTAGCACATGTTAAAAATATTACTCCATTAATTTGCTAAAATTTACTCCAACTACTTTAGCATATTATACGATAtatactattttttattttctcttattctttttaCCTAAAACTTCTTGAACTACAAGAGAAACATAGCGCTTCATAAACTCAccgaactatattttttttttagttcgTAGAACTTGTACTGACATTTAAGTTAATTATCCTGTTTTGGGAGTGGCAAATTGACAAAATCTACTAACTTTTGTATTAATTTCAGTTCATATTTATCCTCGTAAAACACATAAAGATAATCTGGAATTGAAGTCTGGTCATATCCATAGTTATAAACTCTGGCTTAATTAGTGTAGCTAATGTATTCCCTGCACTAGTGGTgctttttgttgaagtttggtGATTGTTATATTTATGgtcaaattttactttcttgccttttcatatttttcgCACACTCCTTaagaaagatatatataataGCTCTAGTTTGTTAGTTTTAATTGGAATAATAAGGATATATTCAAAAAAAGTAACATAAATAATTTCTTGTTTTTCTAAAACGccaatacttttaaaataaatcaactttgttaaaatgactaatattTGAAATAGGAGGAAGTAGTGGTAAATGCTATGACGAACACTAATTTTAGTATTTTGCCTATAAACTATTGACTTGGGAGCAAAAGGACAAAAGAAAATCTGTAGCATCTATAACTGATTTCAAACTCGTACAAATCTGGAAAATTATGATAACTCTACTCTTATCTCCTGTTATCTTTATAGACCACTAGATAATATAGCATTGGAGTCTCTTCATATCTTTTAGTTTTCAATTATAAACTTGAATTTGTATTTGACCTTGGACTTATCGCACTTTATTTGCTCGCACAAAAAGACAGTTTATAACAGTTAATATCGTCATCATTTGTACTAATGTGGAAATTAATGCCAACTCCATATCTACTTATCCTCATAAATCACAAGATAACTTAAAATTAAAGTCTAACCACATCCATTTGTGTTAAGTCAAGATCTTATTTGCACAACTCATGCTTTGATCAGAAATCGTCAGTTCTTTCAAAAACAATTGAGTCgcaaaagaaaaagataataTTATGAGGCTTTAGGTAAAATTGATCAACCCTTTTCTATTTCACCAATCCTTTTGAAGTATCAAACAAGTTGTCTTGGTCAAGTTCAAGCAGACAGGACACGTCTACGGATCTGTCTTCAAGTATGAATTAGGACATTCATCTAATTTTATTAAGACGAAATTTACCTATTTAACAACTACGTAAATGTTACGACCCTagttttcctccgtaggatgtcatgacggcacctaatctctaaggctaggtaagtctaacacttACTGGATTAATCGGAGAAATCAACCATCAACGAAGAATATGGGATAAAAATCTTATACacaattacaattcccaaaaccggtagtacaagtcataagttctactgagtttgctacaaaaatctctaaatacaactgtttcgaaATAGATATGAAACAGTGCAAGTACAATAaccgaaggtgactccgaggcctgtgaACGCAATAGCAGGTTTATCTTGAATCTCCACAGCAAGATCCGTACAGCTAGCTAGCGATCGATTGACTCCGAattacctgaatctgcacaaaaatgtgcagaaacatagtatgagtacaccacagcggtacccagtaagtatcaagactaaccttagtggagtagtgacgagggacagtcaagacacctactagaccggataacctgaacaagtataggtATAGAACTAACAGAGTATGATATCTCGACAGAACTACGCATAATGACAACAATAATACGGTGCTTGCAATAGGAAAAAGAAGCAACAATTAGCAGCGGGACACCACAAGTAATAACACAGTAGAGTAGGTTGGACACAGTTTAAATCcggtgaaaaataaataaaggaaagacaagTAGCAACTCGATACGAATAACCACTTTCACACCAGGTTTATCCAATAATCCCCATGAGGTACCAAAACTCAAAAATGTTCACAATTCATGGATCCCAATtcgtgaaccctaatcacttagCAGCTTGTACCCTCATTACAACTGGTAACTGCACGGACGACACACGTGCTAATAGAAcaattctcacatagaaggcaagtagatGAGGGTATGTATGAATGATCAATAACATCAGGATCCACCTTCTTAAACCGATAGGggtgattaattacgtgtatgcttgtgcaagtgttttATCACAGTTAAGGCCAACCACACGACGCACAAGGTACAACCTCACGATGCAACACATCACACATATACACATAGCCATATCTCTGATCACAATAGCTACTGATCTCGTCCaagttcacacctcaattcaaggttatgaaaacggtcgatacaataataattcccaacaagagtcggggtcaaaTTCTGTAAGGAGCTATATGTATGGGCGTTAGTAGTATATATCGTAGCGCTtgagtttgtatatctaaatttgcacttccacaaaattgggttgttttaaagtctaaattaaactacgattgcaatttaagaaataaaactaggaaattatttttgttgtttttcaaatgttataaaaaggcttagggctatgaccttcacctaggtgtttgcctaatgggatataaactttaaagcttattttattggtaggggtgtattatagctatcaacactcaattactcactcaatacctctcggtcatagagtgattttgcccgatttgtctttctcaaatccaaatgggtattgaacaaaacggttgataaaaagCTCAATTCAGgttgttactatctctaggtttaaccctttaattgggattgtcaatctctcaattgacccaatttcttgttagctaaGTTTTCCTAGAATAAGTCTctttttctcaagtagagaccaagtcaaataggcatgaactaatatttgcaaccattaattccacaaataaaagcaagaataaggctaaataatcaacactcaaccagaaacaagcattaaattaaacacccattaagtttacacactagggttgggtcacaaccctagtgaaaatctagctactcatatttgaaatgaaagaaaaagaagaagaaatgataattaaactcatattgctaattaaaatgataaaatctatgttcaaatagctcaaaatatgaaaaactactaaaaagagtaaaaggaaatggctactgtagcagctgatgtcaaaagttgacctaaaaatgtgaaactcgtctatgTATACATGGCtgaaaatttcggacaaaaatgcccttcgggaggttctgcgacctcacaattccatgtgcggtccgcactttttttCAGCTGGACAGGATTGGAAGTCTGCGTCCGCATAATTCTAGTATGTGGCCGCAATGCactctttctgcggtccgcacaattgtaACTGCAACCGCACTTCTGGGGGACTTGAAATGCATCTTCTCTGAACTTTTCTCCTGGCCCAGcttttgcggccacacaattcatgTGTGGACCGCGCTTTGTACCAAACTCTGATGGCTTTTTCTTCACAACCTGTGACCCACACTTCTGAGTTTCTGTGCCTTTTATGTCtttgagttcagattactcccTCTTGAGTTAGATTTCATCTCGAGagttcatcttccaatattcctgtaattaagcacattttattagttttcgggaacataattaaacgcttttggactaaaacaaaagctaaaagacgctaataagtagtcaaaattcccacttatcaactcccccaaacttaagtttttgcttgtcctcaagcaaataaagttgtttccacctccacaagttaagaacCATTATAGCTAATCAGAGGTGAGTCATttacacatcaattgggaccaacaattacccacaccacttatgaattatcaacaaggcaacaagttaaacttCCATGCACAAAACAGTTCTAATGTTACACTTGAGCAtcaaagagttgactttatttatCAAGGAAGCTTGCTCTtttatgtaggtcattgtggatcccaaactcctcctcatcTACTCTCTGTTTgcctatctcacttaagaatttagcactcaatccaaagatttgcgAAAGGTTCACTCacctctctcaaaagaatgtcgtaAGTatggctttaagtaccataggcttgcccctcatgtagatcaccactaatgtaaactcactcggcttgaaatcatgtagggctttttcggaatgCAATGGCTTTTGGGCTAAGGCTAGACATGCTATGATAGAACAGGTTCATATTTCCTTAAATACTCCATTTTCTTTTCTaggctcatgctttgccaactctttgaggcattttcttttccttgggggaactagagagacttaacatcactctttcttgatcatgacattcattttctccctctttgatttctccattctttgcatcattacttttctttgaatccctacaactcttcaacttattcactttctttttgcatttttctttttgttctttccttttcttgcctttccttctcttcatttcttttatctttttgtgccttgatacctctttcaagttcctcgtctctcccccaaacttacgtttttagccaattatttcacaagagtgttaaggaaagcttggGTACCAAAAGAGAGTCACGATAAAATAAGCAAAGGCTtttaacatggttatcaaatgataaatgttttaggctcaaatgggttgactagggataacaacattggtgggcaATAAAAAACTTCAatcgggtcaaggagagcctacaatcacttctcaagccaagcaaaacttaaaattttgcctagaaacatattcggggcaagttctagaccattagcacgggtacttggacttgcaacaataacatctcacctctcacgcaactagattgttaaagaggatagggTCGAGGGCCCATAacaaccatattcaagattgaaaatcactatggttcaattaaaccactcgatgattatctaaatcaacacaagagtcacaaggtcactaactagagctatttctttccaaaaaaccttatttttaaccataagcacgtagttaagtgtgttggtaccaagtgaagcatgtttgactcttcgagtatgactcaattaggtctttttattcattactactactattattacctaaacaccaaaaatagactcaatcccttaagaaggttgtcacgccatccatcattgggaagagtcacccggttcaccaaaaaactacctttggaaagaaccgtggcattacgAAAACTAAAAGGCTTATTATCCActaaaacatataaagaaactaTTAGATCAACaagaagctactaattcaaaaagaaaacaaacataaagataaagaagctacaaagcaaaagaaaaactattgAAGACGtaataaatatatacataatgagggataagagagaatatatacataatgaaaaagaagaagaaaatagtaatAAGTTAATTATAGGCCAAATGTCTCATAGTTATCAAAATACATAATCATCAAAATTAGTCAAAGAAACTCCACCCCCTCCCCCGAATAAAgttaagcattgtccccaatgcttaacaacaacaacaacaacaacaacaacaacaacaacccagtaaaatcccactaatggggtctggggagagtagtgtgtacgcagaccttacccctaccccgaaggagtagagaggctatttccgaaagaccctcggctcaaaaaaataaaaagacaaaatgacaaaaaggaaacaatattagtatcacaacaacaatcataggataaataggaacatcatgaaatccagaagaaagatgcaaagcaaatggagacaatattagtaaatattagtatcaccacaacaatcatatgaaaaataggaacaccatgaaatctagaagaaagatgcaaaaaaaaagcgatagctagtaaataggacatgcactgaaaagcgaaatagtaagccacaacattgccaatagctatcttagacaaaaaccctacatggctagtcccacaatggtacgaagtaaggcacgactcaactacctcctaacctacaaccctaatactcgacctccacatcttcctatcaagtgtcatgtcctcgg containing:
- the LOC142179065 gene encoding F-box/LRR-repeat protein At3g26922-like; amino-acid sequence: MSARQRSCNFNEDRISGLPDAILIHILSLLPTIDSLNTILIRRFNHLWPFIHTLTFDQCMFPGHNCVYYSQANRPDYDERFLNFVRHVLLLNKSPTLYKLCLDFHFSLSHSVRQRVSSRTDRWQYDCLRSEKRMANEIGTWIQFALNKNLKVLDLSFSAHGTFEPQAYYDLPNFVLSSPHLVELRLAYCKINAKKKSELKALTTFYLDNVMLMDQSMDYILSGCPVLEELTLWFCYGHRRLVLLNSNLKTLVLGIRWFGTRIHVSCPTLLSLDMSGTVEVLDITNVASIVEVSVNRMEKFDFKEYNDYQEMRILLQTITGAKTLKLCSWFALVFSSWQLTNLPAPTFSCKMLHLQLDFVKWHLPGILNLLKHCPSLENLIIEITAYYDYPSRNATSWIHPYDFDGDEFWNMVDTPVQCLTHHLKTVEVAGFVMEKHVIHFVEYLLRSSMVLEEMVIFAEKQTWIYGPITLMSGKVQEFEERLMNAPKASASAAVVFY